Proteins from a genomic interval of Musa acuminata AAA Group cultivar baxijiao chromosome BXJ1-9, Cavendish_Baxijiao_AAA, whole genome shotgun sequence:
- the LOC135593404 gene encoding heavy metal-associated isoprenylated plant protein 37-like: MNKVEEFKLLKIQTVILKVHIHCDGCKQEVKKLLQKIEGVYTVNIDAEHQKVTVSGDVDSNTLIKKLARSGRHAELWPQKSNSQSNKPGHQHQGKEGNKNNKGQSNQSNQALLQGLKAFKNQHNSIESFSSDDDEFDDGFDDEEEDDELRFFGDKMKQLNLLKQSNNAAANAKKNGKPGGNGNNSGGGKKGGANPNQATGLKGSNAAPHNKVGNGAPLLGGGAVEGKLGNGLLGVAGLQGLGGGNGMALHQAQQQPGTNFSAGFPANGNGNGGGFGVNHRQSPPLMMPLQDQGYLNQPPSMMMNLRGLNTTTNNNNNINMLMNESRYMQPQVMYNRSPQIPPYTGYYYYPYPYYQSPYLSYHSTETGGHGHPCSDENTASMCAVM, from the exons ATGAACAAAGTTGAGGAATTTAAGCTGCTCAAAATCCAG ACGGTGATCCTCAAAGTACACATACATTGTGATGGATGTAAGCAGGAGGTGAAGAAACTTCTTCAGAAAATTGAAG GAGTTTACACAGTCAACATAGATGCAGAGCATCAGAAGGTCACAGTCTCAGGGGATGTGGACTCCAACACCCTGATCAAGAAGCTGGCAAGATCAGGAAGGCATGCAGAGCTGTGGCCTCAAAAGTCCAACAGCCAGAGCAACAAGCCCGGCCATCAGCATCAAGGAAAAGAGGGGAACAAGAACAACAAAGGCCAAAGCAACCAAAGCAACCAAGCCCTTCTCCAGGGCCTTAAAGCATTCAAGAACCAGCACAACAGCATCGAGTCCTTCAGCTCCGATGACGATGAATTCGACGATGGTTttgatgatgaggaagaagatgatgagcTGCGTTTTTTTGGTGATAAAATGAAGCAGCTTAATCTATTAAAGCAGTCAAACAACGCAGCAGCTAATGCCAAGAAAAATGGCAAACCTGGTGGGAATGGTAACAACAGTGGAGGAGGGAAGAAGGGTGGAGCTAATCCTAATCAAGCTACTGGATTGAAGGGATCAAATGCTGCACCTCACAACAAGGTGGGCAATGGAGCTCCTCTCTTGGGTGGTGGTGCAGTGGAGGGTAAATTGGGCAATGGACTGCTGGGTGTGGCAGGTCTCCAAGGACTTGGTGGGGGTAATGGGATGGCGTTGCATCAAGCTCAGCAGCAGCCAGGGACCAACTTCTCTGCAGGTTTCCCTGCGAATGGTAATGGTAATGGTGGTGGATTTGGGGTGAACCATCGTCAATCACCGCCTCTGATGATGCCCTTACAGGACCAGGGGTATCTGAACCAGCCACCTTCCATGATGATGAACCTGAGAGGGCTCAACAccaccaccaacaacaacaataacatcaACATGCTAATGAATGAGAGCAGGTACATGCAGCCCCAAGTGATGTACAACAGGTCACCTCAGATCCCTCCCTACACTGGCTACTACTACTATCCCTACCCCTACTACCAAAGCCCTTATCTCAGCTACCACTCAACGGAGACCGGTGGCCATGGCCATCCTTGCAGTGATGAGAACACCGCCAGTATGTGTGCTGTAATGTAA